The following coding sequences lie in one Hyphomicrobiales bacterium genomic window:
- a CDS encoding tetratricopeptide repeat protein: protein MTRLTAIFLLVTALLAGSAGAAAPEEEVKQEDKAYTAFQLGRYLTAQREALPLAEKGDRAAQTLLGELYSKGLGVRLDFGEAAKWYRLAAAQGDREAQFALGLLLLNGKGVKRDAEEAIRQLQGAADQGHDLAQYNLGLLYVEGLVVARDVAKAAQYFRAAAEQGHGEAQYGLGTLYAEGAGVPRDPMAAAQWIGRAAEKGISDAELDFGILVFKGRGVQKDEARGAAFLRRAAEHGNPVAQNRIAHLYVNGRGVLIDPVEAAKWHLIARQEGKSDTWLDGYLETLSKEQQSKAAAAARDWLRARHAGFFDG, encoded by the coding sequence ATGACCCGGCTCACGGCCATATTCCTGCTGGTGACCGCGCTTCTTGCCGGCTCGGCCGGCGCGGCGGCGCCGGAGGAAGAGGTCAAACAGGAGGATAAGGCCTATACCGCCTTCCAGCTTGGCCGCTACCTGACCGCCCAACGCGAGGCCCTACCGCTGGCGGAAAAAGGCGACCGGGCAGCCCAGACGCTCCTCGGCGAGCTGTACTCCAAGGGGCTCGGCGTGCGTCTCGACTTCGGCGAAGCCGCGAAATGGTACCGTCTTGCCGCCGCCCAGGGCGACCGCGAGGCGCAGTTCGCTCTCGGGCTGTTGCTGCTGAACGGCAAGGGCGTCAAGCGCGACGCGGAGGAGGCTATTCGCCAGCTCCAAGGGGCGGCGGACCAGGGACACGATCTGGCGCAATACAATCTCGGCCTGCTCTACGTCGAGGGACTGGTGGTCGCGCGCGACGTCGCCAAGGCGGCGCAATATTTCAGGGCTGCGGCTGAGCAGGGCCACGGCGAGGCGCAGTACGGTCTCGGCACGCTCTATGCCGAGGGCGCCGGCGTGCCCCGCGATCCGATGGCGGCAGCCCAATGGATCGGACGCGCGGCGGAAAAAGGAATTTCCGACGCCGAGCTTGATTTCGGCATCTTGGTCTTCAAGGGGCGCGGGGTGCAAAAGGACGAGGCCCGCGGCGCTGCTTTTCTCCGGCGCGCCGCCGAGCACGGCAATCCGGTCGCCCAGAACCGTATCGCCCATCTCTACGTGAACGGCCGCGGCGTTCTGATCGATCCGGTCGAGGCTGCAAAGTGGCACTTGATCGCGCGCCAGGAAGGCAAAAGCGACACCTGGCTGGACGGTTACCTGGAAACCTTGTCGAAGGAGCAGCAGAGCAAGGCCGCGGCAGCCGCCAGGGATTGGCTGCGCGCGCGCCACGCCGGTTTCTTCGACGGGTGA
- the efp gene encoding elongation factor P, whose protein sequence is MKINGNEIRPGHVVQHKSGLWVAVKCQAVKPGKGGAFNQVELKNLIDGTKLNERFRASETVERVRLEQKDYQFLYAQGEQLVFMDLDTYEQLEIASDFIGDRAAFLQDGMTVTVESHEGQPIGISLPDQVTLQVVEAEPVVKGQTASSSYKPAVLENGVRVMVPPFISVGEKIVVDTNELSYVRRSE, encoded by the coding sequence ATGAAGATCAACGGCAACGAAATCCGGCCCGGCCATGTCGTCCAGCACAAGAGCGGCTTGTGGGTGGCGGTCAAGTGCCAGGCGGTGAAGCCGGGCAAGGGCGGCGCGTTCAATCAGGTGGAGTTGAAGAACCTGATCGACGGCACCAAGCTCAACGAACGCTTTCGCGCCTCCGAAACGGTCGAGCGGGTGCGCCTCGAGCAGAAGGACTATCAGTTTCTTTACGCCCAGGGCGAGCAGCTCGTGTTCATGGACCTCGACACTTATGAGCAGCTCGAGATCGCCAGCGACTTTATCGGCGACCGCGCAGCCTTTCTGCAGGACGGCATGACCGTGACCGTCGAAAGCCACGAGGGCCAACCGATCGGAATCTCGCTGCCCGACCAGGTGACGCTGCAGGTCGTCGAGGCCGAGCCGGTGGTCAAGGGACAGACGGCGTCTTCCTCCTACAAGCCGGCGGTGCTGGAGAACGGCGTCCGAGTGATGGTGCCGCCCTTCATTTCTGTCGGAGAGAAGATCGTCGTCGACACCAACGAGCTCAGTTACGTGCGCCGAAGCGAGTAG